In Porites lutea chromosome 9, jaPorLute2.1, whole genome shotgun sequence, a single window of DNA contains:
- the LOC140947981 gene encoding uncharacterized protein: MEGSEVKPARVAPPKPMPYLPQRPPIEPLTQPAPSNGPPPSKPGKKPPPSVPPPLPPRVDLGETAVDVGSSTKEQSNIDLAQKGSPKPNPKGRPEISIVPAKPMDSSGVIPPPAVPAQPAPVFEEPLPKAPQWRKPKGREPPPRPKTRPVSELTLESDELDMGSVISDKKINTHKEDVTKADGSRLSNTPTFPTQKVKNDKPEINDVLRTGEHTNDSGSVNEKSELHPRHLCGEIGEEDQQVNKVTDKSTAVKAKSRERESRSSSDVDEVKEKGLDRTGIPVVDAVAAEKKTKPTVIIAKPPKKTTSSQGPEEKDGIEEHKGEKPIPVSTQERKPPPPAKKPKPAVKPKPSSVLEPAVKESAEDKKLDSTVAPKPKAKPTVILPAKPSKTTDLPKTGGESAGEKEVNGVQKKAPRPTVILAAKPSKATETPTPDRESVREKDETVAQVKTSPRPTVVLPSQPSKIPEAPRDSDKETSKSEEDGQTSSKVASAEPREMQDQSAAPQPVKTKRVPTVIRAPRPQGQETGVERKAPKRPQRGPSIRRSAPPRPDSAPPAKNEDQSELAAGTQKEEAKPDASALLSDKVQTKSRPQRPVSMRGVKEYESVLDKRKLRESESSLGTEKNITRKGSKKGPPPPRPPAADSVRGEVEPTSDIRDEVHSSDEKSNEKHRPAPRRPPSSKLAGGKTSVSSDAQKTQDHKPKEKSKPPRPSSRTLDSTHPKDLHDEPVEAHVEVKTKPARPAPAASKADAASRNAAEIRTVAESSADDHVNNICTVRGSRETDHSAAKGLEKASKSKARPPRPISASTSKHEKQAPSQPVAKSRKKKTEDASSTQVSSVLETYIEPSAIALYDYEPAALDDLSFSAGDEIVLVKKIDDDWYVGRLGNQEGMFPVKFVEIIEDLPQETAQEDQLVPASSPFDVMALYDFHGNDQDGELVFSAGDMVHVIEKINDDWLKGETGGQTGSFPCSFVDISIDVINKLPQTERNVSANKSRKETHSKPGRTLQCKAMFDYNSGVAEDLRFSVGDVIEVHEKISDEWIKGKLHGHVGMFPSAFVEMLEGAQEKIGIETEETEKPVVEYGTARYDFTASAFDELSFKKGDRIEVTEVVSDDWLRGRLGDHEGMFPQAFVQLSKEPGPQPRKNVKATPKAKALFDFDGEYEDELSFKVDDDIILLERINDEWLKGQVNHRVGRFPAPFVKVLTPLP, encoded by the exons tcCTAAAGGTAGACCTGAAATCTCCATTGTACCAGCAAAACCAATGGATTCTTCAGGAGTGATTCCACCTCCTGCAGTCCCCGCCCAACCTGCTCCAGTATTTGAAGAGCCTTTACCCAAAGCACCACAATGGCGAAAACCCAAGGGCCGTGAACCCCCGCCTAGACCCAAAACACGCCCAGTAAGTGAGCTTACCCTGGAATCAGATGAACTGGATATGGGCTCAGTAATATCTGATAAGAAGATAAATACTCACAAAGAGGATGTTACTAAGGCTGATGGCTCCAGGTTGAGTAATACTCCAACTTTTCCAACACAGAAGGTGAAAAATGACAAGCCTGAAATTAATGATGTTTTAAGAACTGGTGAGCATACTAATGACAGTGGAAGTGTTAACGAGAAGTCAGAGTTACACCCAAGACATTTGTGCGGTGAGATAGGAGAGGAAGATCAACAGGTTAACAAAGTTACTGACAAATCAACTGCAGTAAAAGCAAAATCCAGAGAGAGGGAATCTAGATCTTCATCTGATGTTGATGAAGTGAAGGAAAAAGGTTTGGATCGAACTGGAATCCCAGTTGTGGATGCAGTGGCTGCAGAAAAGAAGACTAAACCAACAGTTATTATTGCTAAACCTCCGAAGAAAACGACTTCTTCTCAGGGACCAGAGGAAAAAGACGGAATTGAGGAACATAAGGGAGAAAAACCGATTCCTGTCAGTACCCAGGAGAGAAAGCCACCTCCTCCGGCTAAGAAACCCAAGCCAGCTGTTAAACCCAAGCCCTCCAGTGTGCTGGAACCAGCTGTTAAGGAATCCGCAGAGGACAAGAAGCTTGATAGTACTGTAGCCCCTAAACCAAAGGCGAAACCCACAGTGATATTGCCAGCTAAACCATCTAAAACCACAGACCTACCAAAGACTGGTGGTGAATCTGCTGGGGAGAAGGAAGTGAATGGAGTCCAAAAGAAAGCACCTCGGCCGACTGTGATATTGGCGGCCAAACCTTCTAAAGCTACAGAAACACCGACGCCTGATAGGGAATCTGTTAGGGAGAAAGACGAAACTGTAGCCCAGGTGAAAACATCACCTCGGCCCACTGTGGTATTGCCCTCTCAACCTTCTAAGATTCCTGAAGCACCGAGAGATTCTGATAAGGAGACTTCTAAGAGCGAAGAAGATGGTCAGACCTCTTCAAAGGTAGCTTCTGCTGAACCTAGAGAAATGCAAGATCAGTCTGCTGCACCTCAACCAGTGAAAACTAAGCGCGTACCAACTGTTATTAGAGCGCCACGCCCTCAGGGGCAAGAGACAGGCGTAGAGCGCAAAGCACCCAAAAGACCACAGAGAGGACCAAGTATTAGAAGATCAGCACCACCACGGCCAGATAGTGCTCCTCCCGCAAAGAATGAGGATCAGAGTGAGCTTGCAGCTGGTACTCAGAAAGAAGAAGCGAAACCAGATGCTTCTGCTCTGCTGAGTGATAAAGTACAAACCAAATCAAGGCCTCAAAGACCAGTTAGTATGCGTGGAGTTAAAGAATATGAATCAGTTTTAGATAAAAGGAAATTGCGTGAGTCAGAGTCATCACTAgggacagaaaaaaatataactagAAAAGGCTCAAAGAAGGGACCTCCTCCTCCCAGACCCCCTGCAGCTGATTCTGTTAGAGGGGAAGTGGAGCCTACATCAGACATACGCGATGAAGTTCATTCCTCAGATGAAAAATCAAACGAGAAACATAGACCTGCGCCTCGTAGACCCCCttcgagtaagcttgctggtGGTAAGACCAGCGTTAGTTCAGACGCTCAAAAAACACAGGATCataaacctaaagaaaaaagCAAGCCGCCTCGACCTTCTTCTCGAACTCTAGATAGTACACACCCTAAAGATTTGCATGACGAGCCTGTGGAAGCTCACGTGGAAGTTAAAACCAAACCAGCTAGACCAGCTCCTGCCGCTTCAAAGGCAGATGCTGCCAGTAGGAATGCAGCTGAGATACGAACAGTAGCAGAGTCATCAGCGGATGATCACGTGAACAACATATGCACTGTACGTGGCTCAAGGGAGACAGATCATTCTGCTGCTAAGGGCCTTGAAAAGGCTTCAAAGTCCAAAGCAAGACCACCTCGACCCATATCTGCATCGACTTCAAAGCACGAGAAACAAGCACCATCACAGCCAGTCGCAAA GTccaggaaaaagaaaaccgaAGACGCTTCCTCAACCCAAGTGTCATCTGTTCTTGAAACGTACATTGAGCCCTCTGCTATAGCACTCTATGATTATGAGCCTGCCGCCTTGGATGATTTGTCTTTTAGC GCAGGAGATGAGATTGTGCTTGTTaaaaagattgatgatgattgGTACGTTGGTCGGCTTGGTAACCAGGAGGGGATGTTTCCTGTGAAGTTTGTGGAAATCATTGAGGATCTTCCTCAAGAGACGGCACAGGAAGACCAG CTGGTGCCAGCAAGCTCCCCGTTTGATGTAATGGCTTTATATGATTTCCATGGAAACGACCAGGATGGCGAGCTTGTCTTTAGTGCAGGGGACATGGTCCACGTGATCGAAAAGATCAATGATGATTGGTTAAAAGGAGAAACCGGTGGACAGACAGGGTCTTTCCCTTGCAGTTTCGTTGATATAAGTATAGACGTAATCAATAAATTACCACAAACTGAAAGAAACGTGTCGGCAAACAAGAGTAGGAAAGAGACGCATTCAAAACCAGGGCGTACTCTTCAGTGTAAAGCTATGTTTGATTACAACAGCGGTGTGGCAGAAGATCTCAGGTTTAGCGTGGGAGATGTCATTGAAGTGCACGAGAAAATAAGTGACGAGTGGATTAAGGGCAAGCTTCATGGACATGTCGGGATGTTTCCCTCGGCTTTTGTGGAGATGCTTGAAGGTGCACAGGAGAAAATAGGAATTGAAACAG AAGAGACGGAGAAACCTGTGGTGGAATACGGCACAGCTCGGTATGATTTCACTGCCTCAGCATTTGATGAATTGTCCTTCAAGAAAGGAGACAGAATAGAAGTTACAGAAGTTGTCAGCGATGATTGGCTGAGAGGGAGGCTTGGAGATCACGAGGGAATGTTTCCTCAGGCTTTTGTTCAACTTTCAAAAGAGCCAG GACCTCAGCCTAGGAAGAATGTCAAAGCTACACCAAAGGCGAAGGCTTTGTTCGATTTTGATGGCGAATATGAAGATGAATTATCTTTTAAG GTCGATGatgacattattttgttggaACGGATAAATGACGAATGGCTGAAAGGTCAAGTAAACCACAGAGTCGGCAGATTTCCTGCACCATTTGTCAAAGTTTTGACACCACTTCCTTAG